The following nucleotide sequence is from Thermotoga sp..
TTGTACGGACACTTGCTCGCACAGACACCACATTTGACACATTTTCCCTGATCTATCGTGTAGGGTTTTCCACGTTCTCCGGTAATAGCACCTTGTGGACAGGATCTCGCGCAGAGGCCACATCCTTTACAAACGTCTGGGTTGATGACGTATTTTTTGAGCGCTGTGCACATTCCACTGGGGCACTCTCCTTCGATGTGTGCAATGTACTCGTCTCTGAAAAACCTCAGTGTGCTGAGAATAGGATTCGGAGCGGTTTTTCCAAG
It contains:
- a CDS encoding 4Fe-4S binding protein yields the protein LGKTAPNPILSTLRFFRDEYIAHIEGECPSGMCTALKKYVINPDVCKGCGLCARSCPQGAITGERGKPYTIDQGKCVKCGVCASKCPYKAIELV